The stretch of DNA AAGGCGACCTGGCACAAGCGCTGCACGGAATGCGTTTGGCCGGTAGCTACCACATAATCATCGGGTTCGTCCTGTTGGAGCATCAGCCACATCGCCCGAACATAATCGCCGGCATAACCCCAATCGCGGCGGGACTCCAGGTTGCCCAGGCGGACCTCATTAGACAAGCCCAATTTAATACGCGCCGCGCCGTAAGTAACTTTATGGGTCACAAATTCCAGGCCCCGGCGTGGGCTTTCGTGATTGAACAGGATGCCCGAACAAGCAAACAAGTTATAACTTTCGCGGTAGTTAATGGTAATCCAATGGCCATACACTTTAGCCACGCCGTAAGGGCTGCGGGGATAAAAGGGCGTGTTTTCGTTTTGCGGCACCTCGCGCACCTTGCCAAACATTTCACTGCTGGAAGCCTGGTAAAACCGTATCTCTGGATTAACAATGCGAATGGCATCTAACATCCGGGTGACGCCCAGGGCCGTAAACTCGCCGGTGAGGACCGGCTGTCGCCACGAGGTAGGCACAAACGACTGCGCAGCCAGATTATAAACTTCCTGCGGCTGGTATTCCCGCAGCAGGTCAATCAGCGACATTTGATCCAGAAGGTCGCCCTGCACAATTTCCAGGGCTTTTTCCTCCTGCAAATGGGCAATGCGGTCAAAATTAACCGTGCTGCTGCGACGCACCATGCCCACCACGTTATAACCTTGTTGCAGTAAAAACTCGGCCAGGTAAGACCCGTCCTGGCCCGTGATCCCCGTGATCAGGGCTGTTTTTTGACTCATAAAAATCTCCTGGTTCTCAAATCTCTTTTTGGGTAGAGCGGTTGCTGAAACAACGGGGATGTATTCTAATGTAAGTTGGTTATCTGGGCAATTATAGAGAAGGCAGGCAGGGAAGCGGTCCAAACTTTATTTTCTTCCCAGGCTTGTTTAGGCCCAAGCAGAAGTTTGGGTCTAAACAAGTTTGAGGACGAGCTTAACAATGTTGTTATTATTTTTTGATGAGGGGCAAGTAGGTTTTGCTAGAGGATGTTTGAAAAACAGACTATATTTATGCAGAATCTATTGGTACTCCTCCGGCACGTCCATAGTGCCTATTCTCAGATCAACCCCTTCTTTAATGAAAACGGTTAAGGTAACGGTAAGCCTGTTGAAGTAGACGTTGCCTTCGCCATACTCCAGCTCATCAATGTGGGCTACAACGCGCAGGGCCGAGGTCTCCAAAACAAATTCTGCGCCCGGTTGGGCTAACACAGCCTCGGCCTGGGGATTGGCTTCAACTTTGGCTTGAATGGCCTCATCGTAAAAAGCGTGTTCGCTCATCACTACCCGGGAGAGGGTGGTGATGTCTGTTTTATCAAAAAGACCCACGTCAAAGGCAACCACCTGTTTGGGGCTGGTGCCGGGAATAGCTTCTAAAATGCCCATGCCGCTCTCGCCCAAAAAGTCGCCTTCAAGCGTCTCGATGGTGAAAAACTCGTCGTAATTATCTTGACCCAGGGTATAAGTGCCGCTCCACTGTTTGATGGGTGCCGGGCCTTCGCCCTCCCACTCAATTTGCGGCCTGGCCGGCGCTCTTCTGCTGCGGTTAAATTGCCAGCGGCCAATGAGCAACACAACCACAATAATGAGCAGCAGCGACAAACAGCAAAGCCCTAATTGCCACGCCGAAAAACCGGCAATAAGGCCACCCGGTTCTTCCGCCGGCGGGGCCGTTGTGGCCGGGGCAATTGGGGTGACGGGTTCTTCACCGGCGGGCGGCGGCGTAACTTGCTGCACCACGTTCAAAGCCGCGCCGTAACTGGTTACCGCCTGCATTTTGGCGCTATCGCCCTGGTATTCGGCAGCCAATTTTCCTACCTCAGCCGAAATGGTTTCAGCCGACCAACCTTCAAGATTCTTGAGCTGGCCGGCCAAATCGCTCACAGCCTGGGCTTCAACTGCCTGCCCATTAGCCACATATACCGTAAACCGCTCGCCCAAAACCCGAATTTTGGTGGCCTGGTCAAACGTTTGCAGGCGCCTTTGGGCCTCTTTTTCGTCATGATTAACAATGTAGGAATCGACCACCATGGCCAGGTAATGGCTTTGGTAACCTGGGGCTAATTCCTCAGGGTAGGCACCCCCCTGATAAACCGGAGGATCCAGCCGGATATATAGATAGGAAAAAACCAGGCCGGCAATACACCCAAAAATGAGACCGGCCAAAACGCCAATAATCAAGCTTCTTTGCACAGATTGAATTGAGGGTCTCGATCCAGCCATAACAAGCTCCTCAGTTGAGGGGACACTCCCTCACCTTAACATAATTTTATGTATAGTATATTACCATACTTAACCGTTTAGTGCAAGGCATCATTTTTAAGTTATGACCATTACCCCGGCAGGTTTCACGTTACCTTCAATACCGCTTCTTTGGGCGATTTGCTCAGAATCTCAAGCCCTTCTTCACGCACCACTACCAGGTCCTCATGGCGCACGCCGCCCCAGCCGGGCAGGTAAATGCCCGGTTCCACACTCATCACCGC from Anaerolineae bacterium encodes:
- the gmd gene encoding GDP-mannose 4,6-dehydratase; translation: MSQKTALITGITGQDGSYLAEFLLQQGYNVVGMVRRSSTVNFDRIAHLQEEKALEIVQGDLLDQMSLIDLLREYQPQEVYNLAAQSFVPTSWRQPVLTGEFTALGVTRMLDAIRIVNPEIRFYQASSSEMFGKVREVPQNENTPFYPRSPYGVAKVYGHWITINYRESYNLFACSGILFNHESPRRGLEFVTHKVTYGAARIKLGLSNEVRLGNLESRRDWGYAGDYVRAMWLMLQQDEPDDYVVATGQTHSVQRLCQVAFECVGLNYEDYVVTDPKFYRPAEVDLLVGDATKAGEKLGWEPIVSFEELIEMMVEADLAALHEEGY